Proteins co-encoded in one Capnocytophaga ochracea DSM 7271 genomic window:
- a CDS encoding DUF2752 domain-containing protein has product MTTKKFYTFITLLCLACWGWLLSHYVFHGQDIGVTVCAIKNVTGYPCPSCGTTRSVEAFFEGHWGEALLTNPLGVLASVLLIITPLWLLYDLCRKKTTLQGAYIKFEQFFKHPYVYIPFFILIVLNWIWNIYKGL; this is encoded by the coding sequence TTGACGACTAAAAAGTTCTATACTTTCATCACACTCCTATGTCTTGCCTGTTGGGGGTGGCTACTTAGCCACTATGTTTTTCACGGACAGGACATAGGGGTTACTGTTTGTGCAATAAAGAATGTTACGGGGTACCCCTGTCCGTCGTGTGGTACCACGCGGTCGGTTGAGGCTTTTTTTGAAGGGCACTGGGGAGAGGCGTTACTAACCAATCCGCTTGGGGTATTGGCATCGGTATTACTTATCATTACTCCGTTATGGTTACTTTATGATTTATGCAGAAAGAAAACTACTTTGCAGGGAGCTTACATAAAGTTTGAACAATTCTTTAAACACCCTTACGTGTATATTCCCTTTTTTATTCTCATAGTACTGAACTGGATTTGGAATATTTATAAAGGTTTATGA
- the mreC gene encoding rod shape-determining protein MreC, producing MNQIIQFFMRSRDFFVFLALFLCAIGLVFNSNYYPQSAYINSANAVSGRLYSFTDYWAQYFSLRGQNETLTEENRALRSQLLRMEQQIRNISLVDSVSFPTTDSLKYKVLKANVIKNSFRLKNNYLTIDKGTKDGVKQDMGVLSPQGVVGIIENTSERFATVQSVLNTRSALNAMVKRTQHFGSLRWDTREVNKVQLLEVPNIAPIQNGDTIVTGGMSNIFPKGIPIGRIVHFEKSKKDNTYIIDVKLFADMSNLEYVYIIEDRDRAAVSELEKQNPK from the coding sequence ATGAACCAAATCATTCAATTCTTTATGAGGTCGAGGGATTTTTTTGTGTTCCTCGCACTGTTCTTATGCGCTATTGGTTTGGTTTTTAACAGCAATTATTATCCTCAGAGTGCTTATATAAACTCAGCGAATGCAGTGTCGGGTAGGCTTTACAGTTTCACAGACTATTGGGCACAATATTTTAGCTTACGCGGTCAGAACGAAACCCTTACTGAGGAGAATAGAGCTCTGCGCTCACAACTGTTACGGATGGAACAACAAATCCGCAATATATCTCTTGTAGATTCGGTGTCATTTCCCACTACCGATTCACTGAAATACAAGGTACTTAAAGCAAATGTGATAAAAAATAGTTTCCGTTTAAAAAACAACTACCTCACTATCGACAAAGGTACGAAAGACGGTGTAAAGCAAGATATGGGAGTACTTTCGCCACAAGGAGTTGTAGGAATAATAGAGAATACTTCGGAGAGGTTTGCTACTGTACAAAGCGTACTGAATACTAGGTCGGCACTGAATGCAATGGTGAAGCGCACACAACACTTTGGTTCATTGCGTTGGGATACCAGAGAAGTGAATAAAGTACAGCTGTTAGAAGTACCTAATATAGCCCCTATACAGAATGGAGATACGATTGTAACAGGGGGTATGTCGAACATATTCCCTAAGGGAATTCCTATTGGCAGGATAGTTCATTTTGAAAAGAGCAAAAAGGATAATACGTATATCATTGATGTAAAACTATTTGCTGATATGTCGAACCTTGAATATGTATATATTATTGAAGATAGAGATAGAGCAGCCGTTTCTGAATTAGAAAAACAGAACCCAAAATGA
- the ruvX gene encoding Holliday junction resolvase RuvX, producing MRLLAIDYGTKRTGIAVTDPLQIIASGLCTVETSTLLAFLKQYTAEEAVEAFVIGQPKRMNSEDSSVEAEIQKFISKLQQEFPEIPIHRQDERFTSKLAFQTMIDSGLKKKQRQNKALIDEISATIILQEFLSGRANEWSSKR from the coding sequence ATGCGACTCTTAGCTATAGACTACGGAACCAAACGCACAGGTATTGCTGTAACCGACCCCCTGCAAATCATCGCTTCGGGGCTTTGCACAGTAGAAACTTCTACCCTACTGGCTTTCCTAAAACAATACACTGCCGAGGAAGCCGTAGAAGCCTTTGTGATTGGGCAACCTAAACGAATGAACAGTGAGGATTCCAGCGTAGAGGCTGAGATACAAAAGTTTATCAGTAAGTTACAACAGGAGTTTCCAGAGATACCTATCCACCGTCAAGACGAGCGGTTTACCTCCAAACTTGCTTTCCAAACAATGATTGATAGCGGACTAAAAAAGAAACAACGCCAGAACAAAGCGCTGATAGATGAAATAAGTGCCACTATTATCTTACAAGAATTTCTTTCAGGGAGAGCTAATGAGTGGTCAAGCAAAAGATAA
- a CDS encoding AtpZ/AtpI family protein, with amino-acid sequence MKNHKHQLQPKNNHLNKWITFSQIGLQMAITIAICSFFGVWLDGKFPNKYSLWTVVCSLFGVFGAMYSVIKKAQQMSDEE; translated from the coding sequence ATGAAAAACCACAAGCACCAGTTACAGCCGAAAAACAACCACCTAAATAAGTGGATTACCTTTTCACAAATAGGGCTACAAATGGCTATTACCATAGCCATTTGTAGCTTTTTTGGTGTTTGGTTAGACGGTAAATTTCCTAATAAGTACTCTCTATGGACAGTGGTATGTTCGCTTTTTGGGGTATTTGGAGCTATGTATTCAGTAATTAAGAAAGCCCAACAGATGAGCGATGAAGAGTAA
- a CDS encoding glycoside hydrolase family 97 protein codes for MKKFIITIVCMLCAAPLLFAQTLLSPNENLKLSFRLNEKGTPTYALTFKGKTVISESTLGFVINQKEDFNSNFEITDVQFAEANSVWQPVLGENKEIRDHHKEMLVHLTQKNNGQQLNLRFRLFNDGLGFRYEFPVQSNFRHFRIQEELTVFQLSGNHKAFWIPADYDTNEFPITTSAISEIPKLIDKVREEPLAAKAPTPNVAVQTPLMLKSSDGLYINLHEAALVNYPAMMLNVSATKHQLSAHLVPDKNGVKGYVQTGSVTPWRTIVVSDDARDILASNLILNLNEPCKITDTSWIHPTKYIGVWWEYFIGGGSTWAYSDDRDITIGVTDYQKLKPNGHHGANTEHVKKYINFAAQHGFDAVLVEGWNEGWEDNYAYDKERIYSFTKAYPDFDVKALHQYAAAKGVKLIMQHETTSSVVDYERHLHEAFRFMKDNGYDAVKTGYVGPIIPRSEYHDGQWMVNHYNYVAETAAKYRIMVNSHEAVRPTGMSRTYPNWVAQESARGTEFESFNGNRPEHTTILPFTRLMGGAMDYTPGIFEGDLRRYGNNKAKRSTTLVKQLALYVTMYSPLQMAADLPENYEKHLDAFQFIKDVAADWDNTYILEAEPGDYITIARKSKGKNEWFIGAITDENAREALIDFSFLPKGKTYTATLYTDGKNADWRTNPNSYSIKTMKVTQKTKLKQRLAPSGGLAISIK; via the coding sequence ATGAAAAAGTTTATTATCACTATTGTATGTATGTTGTGTGCTGCGCCTCTTCTTTTTGCACAAACCCTTTTATCTCCTAACGAGAACCTCAAACTCTCATTTCGGCTTAATGAAAAAGGTACGCCTACTTATGCCTTAACTTTCAAAGGCAAAACAGTCATCAGTGAGAGTACTCTGGGGTTTGTAATCAACCAAAAGGAGGATTTCAACAGCAATTTTGAAATCACAGATGTTCAATTTGCTGAAGCTAATAGTGTATGGCAACCCGTATTGGGCGAAAACAAAGAAATACGCGACCATCACAAAGAAATGTTAGTGCACCTCACTCAGAAAAACAACGGACAACAATTGAACTTGCGCTTTCGCTTGTTCAACGACGGTTTAGGTTTCCGCTATGAATTTCCAGTGCAATCTAACTTCCGTCACTTTAGAATTCAAGAAGAGCTTACTGTTTTTCAGCTTTCGGGTAACCACAAGGCTTTTTGGATTCCCGCTGACTACGACACCAACGAGTTCCCTATTACCACTTCTGCCATTTCGGAAATTCCTAAACTTATCGACAAAGTGCGCGAAGAGCCTTTGGCTGCCAAAGCACCTACTCCTAATGTAGCCGTACAAACTCCCTTGATGCTCAAATCGAGTGATGGATTGTACATCAATCTGCACGAAGCTGCTTTGGTGAATTACCCTGCGATGATGCTCAACGTCAGTGCTACCAAACATCAGTTATCAGCTCATTTAGTCCCCGATAAGAATGGGGTAAAAGGCTATGTTCAAACGGGTAGCGTAACACCTTGGCGCACGATAGTAGTAAGCGATGATGCCCGTGATATTTTAGCTTCTAACCTTATCCTCAACCTCAACGAACCCTGCAAAATCACCGATACTTCTTGGATTCACCCTACCAAATACATAGGCGTTTGGTGGGAGTATTTCATAGGAGGCGGCAGTACGTGGGCTTACTCCGATGACCGCGATATTACCATTGGCGTTACCGATTACCAAAAACTAAAACCTAACGGACATCACGGAGCTAATACCGAGCACGTGAAGAAATACATCAACTTTGCCGCTCAACACGGTTTTGATGCCGTTCTTGTGGAAGGTTGGAACGAGGGTTGGGAAGATAATTATGCTTACGACAAAGAGCGCATCTACAGCTTTACCAAAGCCTACCCCGATTTTGATGTGAAAGCACTACACCAATACGCCGCTGCCAAAGGAGTAAAACTGATTATGCAACACGAAACTACCTCCTCAGTAGTTGATTACGAACGCCACCTACACGAGGCTTTCCGCTTTATGAAAGACAATGGTTACGACGCCGTGAAAACAGGCTATGTTGGACCTATCATTCCGCGCAGCGAATACCACGACGGACAATGGATGGTAAACCACTACAACTATGTAGCCGAAACCGCTGCTAAGTACCGCATAATGGTCAATTCACACGAGGCGGTGCGACCTACCGGTATGAGCCGTACTTATCCTAACTGGGTAGCCCAAGAGAGTGCACGCGGTACCGAATTTGAGTCGTTCAACGGCAATCGCCCCGAACATACTACTATCCTCCCCTTCACCCGCTTAATGGGTGGCGCTATGGATTATACCCCTGGTATTTTTGAAGGCGATTTGAGACGATATGGCAACAACAAAGCCAAACGTAGCACTACCCTTGTGAAGCAGTTGGCACTCTACGTAACAATGTACAGTCCGTTACAAATGGCAGCCGACTTGCCCGAGAACTACGAAAAACACCTCGATGCTTTCCAATTTATCAAAGATGTAGCAGCCGACTGGGATAATACTTACATTTTAGAAGCCGAACCCGGCGATTACATCACCATTGCCCGCAAATCTAAAGGTAAAAACGAGTGGTTCATAGGTGCTATCACCGATGAAAACGCCCGTGAAGCTCTCATCGATTTCAGCTTTCTACCCAAAGGAAAAACCTATACCGCTACCCTCTACACCGACGGTAAAAATGCCGATTGGCGTACCAATCCCAATAGTTACTCCATCAAAACAATGAAAGTAACTCAAAAAACCAAACTCAAACAACGCCTTGCCCCCAGTGGCGGCTTGGCTATAAGTATCAAGTGA
- the mrdA gene encoding penicillin-binding protein 2, with protein MRKYLLPIIILFVAVVFLVRLFFLQVIFHEENTGIDNIAIETVYDYPERGYIYDRNGELLVSNQPAYDVMVVPSEVKTLDTLELCGLLEISKEEFRERLIKARDYSRKKPSVIVHQLSKDDYAVLQEKLRKFQGFYIQKRMLRSYLTHNAGNVLGYISEVNEWELKKNPYYLAGELIGRSGVEKQYEEFLRGKKGVQFFQKDKHNAAIERYKNGAMDTLPITGQPLQLTIDINLQAYGEMLMQHKHGGIVAIEPKTGEILALISAPTFDPALLVGRERSKNYTALYNDSIAKPLYDRTLLAEYPPGSPFKVINALIGLQEGVITPGSVFSCGGGYRFGGRIMRCHCGRSSNDLLHGIAFSCNSYFANTYKRAIDMKTTSAVGMDKWNAHVRSFGLGGFLGADLPTGRAGKVPNTALYDKQYGKGRWNGTTNISNAIGQGELLTTPIQLANVMAAIANRGYYYTPHIVKKIDNKITPFQEYTVAKHTTIAPKNFEPVIRGMNMAYEQGTARRTQIEGINIAAKTGTAENFIKVNGKRMQLTDHSIFVAFAPIEDPKIAIAVFVENGYYGARVAAPIASLMIEKYLKGEVYRCDLEKQMLEKSLEDEYMKPYSGLPFTINR; from the coding sequence ATGAGAAAATATCTGTTGCCCATTATCATTCTTTTTGTGGCAGTGGTGTTCTTAGTACGGTTATTCTTCTTACAAGTAATATTTCACGAGGAAAATACAGGAATTGACAACATTGCTATTGAAACGGTATACGATTACCCCGAACGCGGGTATATTTACGACCGTAATGGAGAACTATTGGTATCGAACCAACCTGCCTATGACGTGATGGTTGTGCCCAGTGAGGTGAAAACACTCGATACCTTAGAGCTTTGTGGACTCCTTGAAATCAGTAAAGAAGAGTTTAGGGAACGGCTCATAAAAGCAAGAGATTACTCACGCAAAAAACCTTCAGTAATCGTGCACCAGCTCTCCAAAGACGATTATGCTGTACTACAAGAAAAGTTGCGCAAGTTTCAAGGATTTTATATACAGAAACGAATGCTCCGCAGTTACCTCACCCACAATGCGGGGAATGTATTGGGATATATCAGCGAGGTAAATGAATGGGAACTAAAAAAGAACCCTTATTACTTAGCTGGTGAACTGATAGGGCGCAGTGGGGTAGAAAAGCAATACGAGGAATTCTTACGAGGTAAAAAAGGTGTACAATTCTTCCAAAAGGACAAACACAACGCAGCCATTGAGCGCTATAAAAATGGTGCAATGGATACTTTGCCTATCACTGGGCAACCCTTGCAACTAACCATAGACATCAACTTGCAAGCCTATGGGGAAATGCTGATGCAACACAAACACGGCGGAATTGTAGCTATAGAACCTAAAACAGGTGAGATTCTCGCGTTAATATCGGCACCTACTTTTGACCCAGCTCTATTGGTAGGACGTGAACGCTCTAAGAACTACACAGCCCTTTATAACGATTCGATTGCTAAACCTCTTTATGACCGCACACTATTAGCAGAATACCCACCAGGTTCGCCATTTAAAGTAATAAACGCACTGATAGGCTTACAGGAAGGTGTGATAACACCAGGTAGTGTGTTCAGCTGTGGAGGAGGTTATCGTTTTGGAGGGCGTATAATGCGTTGCCACTGCGGACGCAGTTCTAATGACCTATTACACGGGATAGCTTTTTCTTGTAACTCTTATTTTGCAAATACCTATAAGCGTGCTATTGATATGAAAACCACTTCGGCAGTGGGTATGGACAAGTGGAATGCTCACGTACGGAGTTTTGGGTTAGGAGGCTTTTTAGGTGCTGACCTACCGACAGGACGTGCAGGGAAAGTGCCTAATACTGCTTTGTATGACAAACAATATGGTAAAGGTCGGTGGAATGGTACAACCAATATCTCTAACGCTATTGGGCAAGGAGAATTGCTGACCACTCCTATACAGCTTGCTAATGTGATGGCAGCTATCGCTAATAGAGGTTATTACTATACCCCTCATATCGTAAAAAAAATAGATAATAAAATTACTCCATTTCAAGAGTATACCGTTGCTAAACACACTACGATAGCCCCTAAGAACTTTGAACCTGTGATTAGAGGTATGAATATGGCATATGAGCAAGGTACCGCACGCCGTACCCAAATTGAAGGTATTAATATCGCTGCTAAAACAGGTACCGCCGAAAACTTTATAAAAGTGAATGGCAAGCGTATGCAACTTACTGACCACTCTATATTCGTAGCTTTTGCTCCCATAGAAGACCCTAAGATTGCTATTGCCGTATTTGTGGAAAACGGGTATTACGGAGCACGAGTAGCTGCTCCCATCGCCTCACTAATGATTGAAAAATACCTAAAAGGGGAAGTATACCGCTGTGACCTCGAAAAGCAAATGCTCGAAAAGAGTCTTGAAGACGAATATATGAAGCCTTATAGCGGATTGCCTTTTACCATCAACCGATAA
- a CDS encoding Maf-like protein, translated as MKKIILASGSPRRQQFLKELDIPYEVVLKPIDETYPKHLKREQITDYLAQLKATPFTGEIPTDCVLLTSDTIVWHEGKALGKPKDATEAFTMLRSLSGKTHEVITSICFTTNEKQITEYCITKVTFKELSDDEITYYISHYQPFDKAGAYGIQEWIGHIGVTTIEGSYNNVMGLPTHLIKEQI; from the coding sequence ATGAAAAAGATTATATTAGCATCAGGTTCACCGCGCCGTCAGCAGTTCCTGAAAGAATTAGATATCCCTTATGAGGTAGTCCTCAAACCCATAGACGAAACCTACCCTAAACACTTAAAACGAGAGCAAATCACCGACTATCTCGCCCAGCTGAAAGCTACGCCCTTTACGGGTGAAATACCTACGGATTGTGTACTTCTCACCTCTGATACTATCGTGTGGCACGAAGGTAAAGCCCTTGGTAAACCCAAAGATGCTACCGAAGCCTTCACAATGTTGCGTTCGCTCTCGGGGAAGACTCACGAGGTAATTACCTCTATATGCTTTACTACTAATGAAAAGCAAATAACGGAGTACTGTATTACGAAAGTAACCTTTAAAGAGCTTTCCGATGACGAAATAACCTATTACATAAGTCACTATCAACCTTTCGATAAAGCAGGAGCTTACGGTATACAGGAGTGGATAGGACATATAGGAGTTACCACTATTGAAGGCTCTTATAACAACGTAATGGGACTGCCTACGCATTTAATTAAAGAACAAATATAA
- a CDS encoding TM2 domain-containing protein, translating into MDAQKVDMFIVTNGKFFRPEIVPQIREKLLSLDESKWVMLQTIQFKDPTTSILISIFAGHLGIDRFYIGDVGMGVGKLLTCGGLGIWTIVDWFLIMDATRDKNAELLASALSY; encoded by the coding sequence ATGGATGCACAAAAAGTGGATATGTTTATCGTAACCAATGGTAAATTTTTCAGACCTGAAATCGTTCCTCAAATTCGTGAAAAGCTTCTTTCTTTGGACGAATCAAAATGGGTAATGCTACAAACGATACAATTTAAAGACCCTACTACTTCTATCCTCATTTCTATTTTTGCAGGACATTTGGGTATTGACCGTTTCTACATAGGCGATGTAGGTATGGGAGTTGGTAAATTGCTTACTTGTGGTGGTTTGGGCATTTGGACGATTGTGGACTGGTTCCTAATTATGGACGCTACAAGAGACAAAAATGCGGAATTATTAGCTTCAGCACTTAGTTATTAA
- a CDS encoding bactofilin family protein: MAIFNKERDNKKIIMAAENPTGSSNRIVTETKFKGEINSKSDFRIDGEVEGTFQTSGKLVVGRTGVIKGTVICENADIEGKITGTLKVSSILSLKSTAVVEGEVYVDKLSIEPGAVFNVSCSMKGGKNSFTINEKPQAPVTAEKQPPK; encoded by the coding sequence ATGGCTATATTTAATAAAGAGAGAGATAATAAAAAGATTATTATGGCAGCAGAAAATCCCACAGGAAGTAGCAACCGTATTGTTACTGAAACAAAATTCAAAGGAGAAATCAATTCAAAATCTGATTTTAGAATTGATGGTGAAGTGGAAGGAACTTTCCAAACTTCAGGTAAATTAGTAGTAGGCAGAACCGGTGTGATAAAAGGCACTGTGATTTGCGAAAACGCCGATATTGAAGGTAAAATAACAGGTACCCTCAAAGTGAGTAGTATTTTAAGTTTAAAATCTACTGCAGTTGTAGAAGGCGAAGTGTACGTAGATAAGCTTTCTATAGAACCAGGAGCGGTATTTAACGTTTCTTGCTCGATGAAAGGAGGCAAAAACAGCTTTACCATCAATGAAAAACCACAAGCACCAGTTACAGCCGAAAAACAACCACCTAAATAA
- the cmk gene encoding (d)CMP kinase translates to MNIIIAIDGYSSTGKSTTAKAVAKALGYVYIDTGAMYRAVTYLALEKGYVSTSGIEVKPLMKALRKSEIKFVYNPELGFSEIYLDGKNIENEIRGIEIANWVSEVAKQPEVRTYLVDLQRKMGKDKGIVMDGRDIGTTVFPNAELKIFMTASEQVRAQRRYKELQAKGDKASFDEVLANIQHRDHIDTTRKESPLKKADDAIVIDNTNLTIEEQVQKILAFVNC, encoded by the coding sequence ATGAATATTATCATTGCCATTGATGGCTATTCCTCAACAGGAAAGAGTACTACTGCCAAAGCCGTAGCCAAAGCGTTAGGCTACGTCTATATCGATACAGGTGCGATGTACCGCGCCGTTACTTATTTAGCCTTAGAAAAAGGTTATGTTTCTACCTCGGGCATCGAAGTAAAACCGCTGATGAAAGCCCTGCGAAAGTCGGAAATAAAGTTCGTATACAACCCTGAGTTGGGATTTTCTGAAATTTATTTGGACGGTAAGAATATCGAAAACGAAATACGCGGTATTGAAATAGCCAATTGGGTGAGCGAAGTTGCCAAACAACCCGAAGTGCGCACTTACCTAGTAGACCTTCAACGCAAAATGGGTAAAGACAAAGGTATTGTAATGGACGGACGCGATATCGGTACAACGGTATTCCCGAATGCTGAACTTAAAATATTTATGACCGCTAGCGAACAAGTGCGCGCCCAGCGCCGTTATAAAGAGTTACAAGCCAAAGGCGATAAAGCATCGTTCGACGAAGTGCTTGCCAATATCCAGCACCGCGACCATATCGATACTACCCGCAAAGAGTCACCTCTCAAAAAAGCTGATGATGCCATAGTTATCGATAATACCAATCTTACGATAGAGGAACAAGTACAAAAAATCTTAGCATTTGTTAATTGTTAA
- a CDS encoding M48 family metallopeptidase: MNKVISRGTILLCVFFGSWFLLQQVNWLGIFKINPLIRNEYVKKIEVKLGEMMFEDFTSRNSVVDDSLAVATIDSMVTKICDANNIDRKELKVYLLDSEEVNAFALPNHQLMIYTGLVKKTSNPEALCGVIGHELAHIEKDHVMQSLVRELGIGTLFAIISGRSDLSMITEVGRIVSSSAFNRNMEKEADLVGLTYIQNAKIDPKPFAEFIGVIDDKNTPPSAFKWVSTHPFPKDRKEYLLQNISQRTNYKPVISSSTWETFKEIIEEE; encoded by the coding sequence ATGAATAAAGTAATATCAAGAGGCACTATTTTACTGTGTGTTTTCTTTGGCAGTTGGTTTTTACTGCAACAAGTAAACTGGTTGGGGATTTTTAAGATTAACCCGCTGATAAGGAATGAATATGTGAAGAAAATAGAGGTGAAGCTGGGTGAAATGATGTTTGAGGACTTCACGAGCAGAAACTCGGTGGTAGACGATAGCCTTGCAGTAGCGACTATCGACAGTATGGTGACCAAAATATGTGATGCTAATAACATCGACCGGAAGGAGCTGAAAGTGTACTTATTAGATAGTGAGGAGGTAAATGCTTTTGCTTTGCCTAATCACCAGCTGATGATTTATACAGGACTTGTAAAAAAGACTTCAAACCCAGAAGCCCTTTGTGGGGTGATTGGGCACGAACTGGCGCATATTGAAAAGGATCACGTAATGCAGTCGCTTGTAAGAGAATTAGGGATAGGCACTTTGTTTGCTATTATTTCGGGGCGGTCAGACCTTTCGATGATTACAGAAGTAGGCAGAATTGTATCTTCGAGTGCTTTTAACCGAAATATGGAAAAAGAAGCCGACCTTGTGGGACTTACCTATATACAAAATGCGAAGATAGACCCTAAACCTTTTGCTGAGTTTATAGGGGTGATAGATGATAAGAATACTCCGCCTTCGGCATTTAAATGGGTAAGCACTCACCCTTTTCCAAAGGATAGGAAAGAGTATTTGCTACAAAATATCAGTCAGCGAACTAACTACAAGCCTGTTATTTCTTCATCTACTTGGGAAACATTTAAGGAAATCATAGAGGAAGAATAA
- the mreD gene encoding rod shape-determining protein MreD yields MSHPVVRNVYLFVFLVLLQVLIFNNVEYWGYVNPMVYIVFILLLPYRENRTPSLVAAFLIGLCIDIFSNTGGLHAASSVLIAYLRNPILLTVFGKNFEYQELDLLAYPFSKIFSYTTLMVVVHHTLFYFLEVFNFNHLFLTLAKIVGASIFTIIVCLLFIYLFSKNKK; encoded by the coding sequence ATGAGTCACCCAGTAGTAAGAAATGTATATTTATTTGTATTCTTAGTGTTGTTGCAGGTACTCATCTTCAACAATGTGGAGTATTGGGGCTATGTAAACCCAATGGTTTACATAGTGTTTATACTGCTATTGCCCTATCGTGAAAACAGGACACCTTCATTGGTAGCGGCATTCTTAATAGGGTTGTGTATAGACATTTTTTCTAATACGGGAGGGTTGCACGCTGCTAGTAGTGTACTCATAGCTTATTTGCGTAATCCGATACTACTAACGGTATTTGGCAAGAATTTTGAGTATCAAGAATTGGATTTGCTCGCTTATCCGTTTTCCAAGATTTTTAGCTATACAACCTTGATGGTGGTAGTGCATCACACACTGTTTTATTTCTTAGAAGTCTTTAACTTCAATCACTTGTTTCTTACATTAGCAAAGATTGTAGGAGCATCTATCTTCACTATCATCGTTTGTTTGCTATTCATCTATCTGTTTAGTAAAAATAAGAAATGA
- a CDS encoding rod shape-determining protein translates to MGFFDFLTEEIAIDLGTANTLIIHNDRVVIDSPSIVAIDRTTRRIIAVGREARLMQGKTHPNITTVRPLKDGVIADFDASEQMIGMLIKSIPALRKRFFSPSLRMVVCIPSGITEVETRAVRESCERVNGKDIYLVHEPMAAAIGIGLDIMQPKGNMIIDIGGGTTEIAVIALGGIVCDKSVKIAGDIFNSDIVHYMRTQHNLYVGESTAENIKMTVGAATEDLDAPPDDIMVQGRDLLTGKPKQVQVSYREMVKALDKSILRIEDAIMETLSQTPPELAADIYNTGIYMAGGGSMLRGLDKRISMKTDLPVYVAEDPLRAVVRGTGITLKNINKFRSILLK, encoded by the coding sequence ATGGGTTTTTTTGATTTCTTGACAGAAGAAATAGCCATTGATTTGGGTACTGCGAACACCCTCATTATTCACAATGACAGGGTAGTGATTGATAGTCCATCGATTGTAGCAATAGATAGGACAACCAGAAGAATTATAGCCGTAGGTAGAGAAGCACGGCTAATGCAAGGGAAAACACACCCTAATATCACCACTGTTCGTCCGCTAAAAGACGGGGTAATTGCCGACTTTGACGCTTCGGAACAGATGATAGGAATGCTCATTAAGAGTATACCTGCGTTGCGCAAACGCTTTTTCTCGCCTTCGTTGCGTATGGTAGTTTGTATTCCCTCAGGAATTACCGAGGTGGAAACGCGTGCGGTACGCGAGTCGTGCGAACGTGTGAACGGTAAGGATATTTACCTCGTACACGAACCGATGGCAGCAGCTATTGGTATAGGGCTTGACATTATGCAACCTAAGGGTAATATGATTATCGACATAGGTGGGGGTACTACCGAGATTGCGGTGATTGCCTTAGGGGGTATTGTATGCGACAAGTCGGTAAAAATTGCAGGGGATATTTTCAACTCGGATATTGTGCACTATATGCGTACGCAACACAACCTTTACGTAGGGGAAAGTACTGCCGAAAACATCAAGATGACCGTAGGAGCTGCTACCGAAGACCTTGATGCCCCACCAGATGATATTATGGTACAAGGGCGTGACCTGCTTACCGGTAAACCTAAGCAAGTGCAAGTATCCTACCGCGAAATGGTGAAAGCACTGGATAAATCTATTCTTCGTATAGAAGATGCTATAATGGAGACACTTTCGCAAACACCTCCTGAATTGGCTGCCGATATCTATAATACAGGTATCTATATGGCAGGTGGTGGGTCGATGTTGCGGGGGTTAGACAAACGTATTTCTATGAAAACCGACTTACCTGTATACGTAGCCGAAGACCCTTTGCGTGCCGTAGTACGTGGAACAGGTATCACTCTAAAAAACATTAACAAATTCAGAAGTATTTTATTAAAGTAA